One segment of Streptomyces sp. NA02950 DNA contains the following:
- a CDS encoding TIGR03619 family F420-dependent LLM class oxidoreductase: protein MRVLPPGRLSYGMQLPVQSQSSLYAEPWEAAAGPADLLALARAADRLGFAYLAVCDHVAIPRRLAGAMGTVWYDPVATLGALAAATERVRLLSHVAVAALRHPLLNAKQYATLDHLSGGRLILGVGAGHVREEFDALGVDFAARGPLLDESIDALKALLGPEEFPAFHGERFTFSGLAVAPRPVQTPRPPLWVGGSSPAAVRRAAYRGDGWLPQGDPRELLPGRLARLRALREEAARQDPGCAEPLEIGAITEPLYVGEPGWEVGRRTLTGAPDRLAASLRAYADMRVDQIQVRFRSRGRAELLDQMAAFAADVAPHLGD from the coding sequence ATGCGCGTCCTGCCCCCGGGACGGCTCAGTTACGGAATGCAGCTGCCGGTCCAGTCGCAGAGCTCCCTCTACGCCGAGCCCTGGGAGGCGGCGGCGGGCCCGGCCGATCTGCTCGCGCTCGCCCGCGCCGCCGACCGGCTCGGCTTCGCGTACCTCGCCGTCTGCGACCATGTCGCGATCCCGCGGCGGCTGGCCGGCGCGATGGGCACCGTCTGGTACGACCCGGTGGCCACGCTCGGCGCGCTCGCCGCCGCCACCGAACGGGTCCGGCTGCTCAGCCATGTCGCGGTGGCCGCGCTGCGCCATCCGCTGCTCAACGCCAAGCAGTACGCGACCCTCGACCACCTCTCCGGCGGGCGGCTGATCCTCGGGGTCGGGGCCGGACACGTACGCGAGGAGTTCGACGCGCTCGGGGTGGACTTCGCCGCCCGCGGACCGCTGCTGGACGAGTCGATCGACGCGCTCAAGGCGCTGCTGGGGCCGGAGGAGTTCCCCGCGTTCCACGGTGAGCGGTTCACCTTCAGCGGGCTGGCGGTGGCGCCGCGCCCGGTCCAGACTCCGCGCCCCCCGCTGTGGGTGGGCGGCTCCTCGCCCGCCGCGGTGCGCCGGGCGGCGTACCGCGGCGACGGCTGGCTGCCGCAGGGCGACCCCCGGGAGCTGCTGCCGGGCCGGCTCGCCCGGCTGCGCGCGCTGCGGGAGGAGGCCGCCCGGCAGGACCCCGGCTGCGCGGAACCCCTGGAGATCGGGGCCATCACCGAACCGCTGTACGTGGGCGAACCCGGCTGGGAGGTGGGGCGGCGGACGCTGACCGGCGCTCCGGACCGGCTCGCCGCCTCGCTGCGCGCGTACGCGGACATGAGGGTGGACCAGATCCAGGTGCGGTTCCGCAGCCGCGGCCGTGCCGAACTCCTCGACCAGATGGCGGCGTTCGCCGCCGATGTCGCTCCGCACCTGGGCGACTGA
- a CDS encoding amidohydrolase family protein, with product MESFPKIISVDDHTVEPPHVWRDRLPSKYRDTAPRIVRAPLKEMTFVGGRFAPKMGAPGDDGPLADWWVYEELRRPLTRLDTAVGYAREEVRLEAITYEQMRPGSYSVPDRLADMDVNHVQSALCFPTFPRFCGQTFTEARDRELGLLGVRAYNDWMVEEWCGPEARGRLIPLIIIPLWDAGLAAAEVRRNAERGVRAVCFSEIPPNLGLPSVHTDEWDPFLAACDETGTVVAMHIGSSSRMPSTSADAPPAVGSTITFANCCFSMVDWLMSGKFERFPNLRVMYAEGQIGWIPYILERADVVWEENRGWGGVAGKVLRPPSELFAEHVYGCFFDDAFGLRNLDAIGVGNVLYETDYPHSDSTWPKSREVGEAQMGHLAPDVVERIVRRNAIELLGLTDEGLWAGPGT from the coding sequence ATGGAGAGCTTCCCGAAGATCATCTCGGTGGACGACCACACGGTCGAACCCCCTCACGTCTGGCGGGACCGCCTCCCGTCGAAGTACCGCGACACCGCCCCGCGGATCGTCCGCGCGCCCCTGAAGGAAATGACCTTCGTCGGCGGCAGGTTCGCGCCGAAGATGGGTGCTCCCGGCGACGACGGACCGCTCGCGGACTGGTGGGTGTACGAGGAGCTGCGGCGGCCGCTGACGCGGCTGGACACCGCCGTCGGGTACGCCCGGGAGGAAGTCCGGCTGGAGGCCATCACCTACGAGCAGATGCGCCCGGGCTCCTACTCGGTGCCGGACCGGCTCGCGGACATGGACGTCAACCATGTGCAGTCCGCGCTCTGCTTCCCGACCTTCCCCCGGTTCTGCGGCCAGACCTTCACCGAGGCCCGGGACCGCGAGCTGGGGCTGCTGGGGGTGCGGGCGTACAACGACTGGATGGTGGAGGAGTGGTGCGGCCCCGAGGCGCGGGGGCGGCTGATACCGCTCATCATCATCCCGCTGTGGGACGCCGGGCTGGCCGCCGCCGAGGTGCGGCGGAACGCGGAGCGCGGGGTACGGGCCGTCTGCTTCTCGGAGATACCCCCGAACCTGGGGCTGCCCTCCGTCCACACCGACGAATGGGATCCGTTCCTCGCCGCCTGCGACGAGACCGGCACGGTCGTCGCCATGCACATCGGCTCGTCCTCGCGGATGCCCTCGACCTCCGCGGACGCGCCTCCGGCGGTCGGCTCCACCATCACCTTCGCCAACTGCTGCTTCTCGATGGTCGACTGGCTGATGAGCGGGAAGTTCGAACGCTTCCCGAACCTCAGGGTCATGTACGCCGAGGGGCAGATCGGCTGGATCCCCTACATCCTGGAGCGCGCCGATGTGGTCTGGGAGGAGAACCGCGGCTGGGGCGGGGTGGCCGGGAAGGTGCTGCGTCCGCCGTCGGAGCTGTTCGCGGAGCATGTGTACGGGTGCTTCTTCGACGACGCCTTCGGGCTGCGCAACCTGGACGCGATCGGGGTGGGCAACGTCCTGTACGAGACGGACTATCCGCACTCCGACTCCACCTGGCCCAAGTCCCGGGAGGTCGGCGAGGCGCAGATGGGCCATCTGGCGCCGGACGTCGTCGAGCGGATCGTCCGCCGCAACGCCATCGAACTGCTGGGACTGACGGACGAGGGGCTGTGGGCGGGGCCCGGAACGTGA
- a CDS encoding BTAD domain-containing putative transcriptional regulator → MVGGKRPEGRGATATSGTKRYWRGGELTLALDEGRIELELERGRHTDVLPELTSLTTAHPLSERLCGLHMLALYRDGRRTEALAVYDGLRRRLAHELGVEPGSTLTGLRRRIERSDPALAQPPTAAGAAPTRPAQLPAAVADFTGRSDFMAELSARVATRGPAATVLTVTGTGGIGKTALAVHVAHAVRHRFPDGQLYADLRGAGLSPAEPEAVLGGFLRALGTPDSAIPDGPAERAALYRSVLDGRRVLILLDNARDAAQIRTLLPGGSGCVALVTSRARMTGLTGSHVVDLEVMDPEEAFTLFARIVGEERAEVEREAAMEVLAACGYLPLAIRIAASRLAARRTWSVSVLARKLADGRRRLDELRAGDLAVKATFELGYGQLEPAQARAFRLLGLAEGPEVSLTAAAAVLDLPPEETERILTSLEDISLLESTAPGRYRFHDLVRLYARVCAEREAQSPDEQDAALSRLLDFYLATAARVYALERPGDRTVAHFEPTRAPGLHFASSRTGLDWLFNEADGLITCVRRCTGPGTRRRAADLLMAALDLAESGARPRQYESAALAVSEAAHAAEDPRTEARARSALGHLYGFTGRFDLAAQELRRALALAADDPLVASRAANQLGIVAGGQGRREDAERFLGQALAAFRADGNEAGEASALSNLSRLHVDLGRTQSGVDLAEQGLAIYRRLGAPLRLANGMYTLGIALTRAQRLDEALIHLTRALGLFRDARQTLWEGMTHFRLAEIHLAAHRPAKALAHAERSLALGGLGGEWRRFSFLTVRAKALMALGQATRAQECWQEAREIRERLGPPEPDEVRRLLSDARWPLPPGLDSLPGHTSMPRPSDPLSERRPPS, encoded by the coding sequence ATGGTCGGCGGAAAGCGGCCGGAGGGGCGGGGAGCGACGGCCACGTCCGGCACGAAGCGGTATTGGCGGGGCGGGGAGTTGACCCTGGCCCTCGACGAAGGCCGCATCGAACTGGAGTTGGAGCGCGGCCGCCACACCGACGTCCTTCCCGAGCTCACCAGCCTGACAACGGCCCACCCGCTGAGCGAAAGACTGTGTGGGCTGCACATGCTGGCCCTGTACCGCGACGGACGGCGGACCGAGGCGCTGGCGGTGTACGACGGCCTCCGGCGGCGGCTCGCCCATGAGCTGGGGGTCGAGCCGGGCAGCACCCTCACCGGGCTCCGGCGACGCATCGAGCGGTCCGACCCGGCGCTCGCTCAGCCCCCAACGGCAGCCGGGGCGGCACCGACGCGGCCCGCCCAGCTGCCCGCCGCCGTCGCCGACTTCACCGGACGCTCGGACTTCATGGCCGAGCTCAGCGCCCGCGTCGCCACCCGGGGACCCGCCGCCACCGTCCTGACGGTCACGGGCACCGGGGGCATCGGCAAGACAGCGCTGGCCGTGCACGTGGCCCACGCCGTCCGCCACCGCTTCCCCGACGGTCAGCTCTACGCCGACCTGCGCGGCGCCGGCCTGTCTCCCGCCGAACCGGAGGCGGTGCTCGGCGGCTTCCTGCGCGCGCTGGGCACGCCCGACTCCGCCATCCCCGACGGCCCGGCGGAGCGGGCGGCGCTCTACCGGTCGGTACTGGACGGCCGCCGCGTGCTGATCCTGCTGGACAACGCGCGCGACGCCGCGCAGATCCGCACGCTGCTGCCCGGTGGAAGCGGCTGTGTCGCGCTGGTCACCAGTCGTGCCCGGATGACGGGCCTGACCGGCTCCCATGTGGTGGATCTCGAGGTGATGGACCCCGAGGAGGCGTTCACCCTCTTCGCCCGCATCGTGGGCGAAGAGCGGGCGGAGGTGGAGCGCGAGGCGGCCATGGAGGTCCTCGCGGCCTGCGGCTATCTGCCGCTCGCGATCCGTATCGCCGCCTCCCGGCTCGCGGCCCGCCGCACCTGGTCCGTCTCCGTCCTGGCCCGCAAACTCGCCGACGGGCGCCGGAGACTGGACGAGCTGCGCGCCGGGGACCTGGCGGTGAAGGCCACTTTCGAGCTCGGCTACGGGCAATTGGAGCCCGCGCAGGCACGGGCGTTCCGGCTGCTGGGCCTCGCCGAGGGGCCGGAGGTCTCGCTGACCGCCGCCGCGGCGGTCCTCGACCTGCCTCCGGAGGAGACCGAGCGGATCCTCACCTCCCTGGAGGACATCTCACTTCTGGAATCCACCGCACCGGGCCGGTACCGCTTCCACGACCTCGTCCGGCTCTACGCGCGGGTGTGCGCGGAGCGCGAGGCCCAGTCGCCGGACGAGCAGGACGCGGCGCTCTCACGCCTGCTGGACTTCTACCTGGCCACCGCCGCACGTGTGTACGCCCTGGAGCGGCCGGGCGACCGCACCGTCGCGCACTTCGAACCCACCCGTGCTCCCGGGCTCCACTTCGCCTCCTCGAGGACCGGGCTGGACTGGCTGTTCAACGAGGCCGACGGCCTGATCACCTGCGTGCGGCGATGTACGGGGCCGGGCACCCGCCGCCGCGCCGCCGACCTGCTGATGGCCGCGCTCGACCTCGCCGAGTCCGGCGCCCGCCCCCGCCAGTACGAGAGCGCCGCCCTGGCCGTCAGCGAAGCGGCGCACGCCGCGGAAGACCCACGCACCGAGGCTCGCGCGCGCTCGGCACTGGGTCATCTGTACGGCTTCACCGGCCGCTTCGACCTGGCGGCCCAAGAGCTGCGACGCGCCCTTGCGCTGGCCGCCGACGACCCGTTGGTCGCCAGCCGGGCCGCCAACCAGCTCGGCATAGTCGCCGGCGGCCAGGGGCGGCGCGAGGACGCCGAACGCTTCCTGGGACAGGCGCTCGCCGCCTTCCGCGCGGACGGCAACGAGGCGGGCGAGGCGAGCGCCCTGTCCAACCTCTCGCGGCTCCACGTGGACCTGGGCCGCACCCAGTCCGGTGTGGACCTCGCCGAGCAGGGGCTGGCCATCTACCGGCGGCTCGGGGCGCCGCTGCGTCTGGCCAACGGGATGTACACCCTCGGGATCGCGCTTACCCGGGCCCAGCGGCTGGACGAGGCGCTCATCCATCTCACCCGGGCCCTCGGGCTGTTCCGGGACGCCCGTCAGACGCTGTGGGAAGGGATGACCCATTTCCGGCTGGCCGAAATTCATCTTGCCGCCCACCGCCCCGCCAAGGCGCTCGCACACGCGGAGCGTTCGCTGGCCCTGGGCGGGCTCGGCGGCGAGTGGCGACGTTTCTCCTTCCTCACCGTGCGGGCAAAGGCCCTGATGGCGCTGGGACAGGCGACACGGGCCCAGGAGTGCTGGCAGGAAGCGCGGGAGATCCGGGAACGGCTGGGGCCCCCGGAGCCCGACGAGGTGCGCCGACTGCTCTCGGATGCGCGTTGGCCGCTGCCGCCGGGCCTGGATTCGCTTCCCGGCCACACCAGCATGCCCCGGCCGAGCGACCCCCTGTCCGAAAGGCGCCCACCGAGCTGA
- a CDS encoding BTAD domain-containing putative transcriptional regulator, which yields MAGEKEQAQDQPLRFTVLGPVRAWRGEQQISTGSPQQRALLAALLLRGGRTATASELVDALWGDDPPDAAIAALRTYASRLRKAFAPHSDVLVSESGGYAVRAGVGALDTEVAERLATDAEKARHSGDRLQAHQLVTQALGLWDGESLANLPGPYAEAQRARLSEWQLVLTETRLDLDLELGHHTDVVSELTALTAAHPLRERLRELLMLALYRSGRQAEALAVYNDTRRLLAEDLGVDPCPELSELHQRILQADAELAAPPDGRAVTGPAFVRPAQLPATVADFTGRAAFVTELSDQLASADGRVMAVSAVAGIGGVGKTTLAVHVAHSARHHFPDGQLYVDLQGAGPVPAEPEAVLGAFLRALGLPESAIPDGVDERSALYRSTLDGRRVLTLLDNARDAAQVRPLLPGTEGCAALITSRTRMVDLESAHLVDLDVMSPDEALVLFTRIVGKDRVSSEREAAMDVVAACGFLPLAIRIAASRLASRRTWTVSTLALKLANERRRLDELRVGDLAVRATFELGYGQLEPEQAQAFRLLGLAEGPDISLAAAAVALDLDAFDAEELLESLVDTSLLESAAPGRYRYHDLVRLYARDCAERDQSAADREAALSRLLDFYLATAARVHAMERPGDRLVDHLSPTDHPGLAFPDQDAALDWLFTEADCLLACAQQAAHGETLRRAADVLLAAIDLAESGANAPRYEALAQVISHAAHEAGDTRAEGRSRVCLAKVRQLAGRLDEADAEAERALELGTAARDFVIVGRARTERGILAHLSRTRWDDAERHFLQAIEAYRAVDDRPGEASALCNLSRAYVEMDRIDSAIELARQGVQIYESQGRTLRVANGKYALGIALTGAGLLAPALEQLNEARELFREHRQPLWEGMAHQRLAEAHLALPSPAKAATHAEQALALRGIGGEWRRAVVLTLLGRALLELGQDGRAEACWREALSIHERLGTPEAEDVRGLLTPAATV from the coding sequence ATGGCCGGCGAGAAGGAGCAGGCGCAGGACCAGCCCTTGCGCTTCACCGTGCTCGGACCGGTACGCGCATGGCGGGGCGAGCAGCAGATCAGTACGGGATCACCGCAGCAGAGAGCGCTTCTTGCCGCTTTGCTGCTACGGGGCGGGCGCACCGCCACCGCCTCCGAGCTCGTGGACGCTCTGTGGGGTGACGACCCGCCTGACGCGGCCATCGCCGCACTGCGCACCTACGCCTCCCGGCTGCGCAAGGCGTTCGCGCCGCACTCGGACGTCCTGGTGAGCGAGTCGGGCGGCTACGCGGTGCGAGCAGGGGTGGGGGCCCTGGACACCGAGGTGGCCGAGCGACTGGCGACGGACGCCGAGAAGGCACGGCACTCCGGTGACCGGCTCCAGGCCCATCAGCTGGTCACCCAGGCGCTGGGCCTGTGGGACGGCGAGTCCCTGGCCAACCTGCCCGGCCCGTACGCGGAGGCGCAGCGGGCGCGGCTGTCGGAATGGCAGCTGGTACTCACCGAGACCCGGCTCGACCTGGACCTGGAGCTCGGCCACCACACCGATGTGGTCTCCGAGCTGACGGCCCTCACCGCGGCCCATCCACTGCGGGAGCGGCTGCGCGAGCTCCTGATGCTGGCGCTGTACCGCAGCGGCCGCCAGGCGGAGGCGCTGGCCGTCTACAACGACACCCGACGGCTGCTCGCCGAGGACTTGGGAGTGGACCCCTGCCCCGAGCTGTCCGAGCTGCACCAGCGCATCCTCCAGGCGGACGCCGAACTGGCGGCGCCTCCGGACGGCCGCGCGGTCACCGGTCCCGCTTTCGTCCGGCCCGCCCAACTTCCCGCGACGGTCGCCGACTTCACGGGGCGGGCGGCCTTCGTCACCGAGCTGAGCGACCAACTCGCCTCCGCTGACGGGCGTGTCATGGCCGTGTCAGCGGTCGCGGGCATCGGCGGTGTCGGCAAGACAACACTGGCCGTGCACGTGGCCCATTCCGCCCGGCACCACTTCCCGGACGGCCAGTTGTACGTGGACCTCCAGGGCGCGGGCCCGGTGCCCGCGGAGCCCGAAGCCGTGCTGGGCGCGTTCCTGCGCGCCCTCGGCCTCCCGGAGTCCGCGATCCCCGACGGCGTCGACGAGCGCTCCGCCCTCTACCGCTCCACCCTCGACGGCCGCCGTGTCCTCACCCTGCTCGACAACGCCCGCGACGCCGCCCAGGTACGCCCGCTGCTGCCGGGCACCGAGGGCTGCGCGGCTCTGATCACCAGCCGCACCAGGATGGTGGATCTGGAGAGCGCGCACCTGGTCGACCTCGACGTGATGAGCCCCGACGAGGCCCTGGTGCTGTTCACCCGCATCGTCGGCAAGGACCGGGTGAGTTCGGAGCGCGAGGCCGCGATGGACGTGGTGGCCGCATGCGGCTTCCTGCCGCTGGCCATCCGGATCGCCGCCTCCCGGCTGGCCTCGCGCCGCACGTGGACAGTCTCGACGCTGGCGCTGAAGCTCGCCAACGAGCGCCGCCGCCTGGACGAACTGCGGGTGGGCGACCTGGCCGTACGGGCGACCTTCGAACTCGGCTACGGACAGCTCGAACCCGAACAGGCCCAGGCGTTCCGGCTGCTGGGCCTGGCGGAGGGGCCGGACATCTCCTTGGCCGCCGCGGCGGTCGCCCTGGATCTGGACGCCTTCGATGCGGAGGAGCTGCTCGAATCGCTCGTCGACACTTCGCTGCTGGAGTCCGCCGCCCCCGGCCGCTACCGGTACCACGATCTTGTGCGCCTCTACGCGCGTGACTGCGCGGAACGGGACCAGTCGGCGGCCGACCGCGAGGCCGCGCTGTCGCGCCTGCTGGACTTCTACCTGGCGACAGCGGCACGCGTGCACGCCATGGAGCGGCCGGGCGACCGCCTGGTGGACCACCTGTCCCCCACCGACCACCCGGGGCTGGCCTTCCCCGATCAGGACGCGGCGCTGGACTGGCTGTTCACCGAGGCCGACTGCCTGCTTGCGTGCGCCCAGCAGGCGGCCCACGGGGAGACCCTGCGCCGGGCCGCGGATGTGCTGCTGGCAGCCATCGACCTCGCCGAGTCCGGCGCCAACGCCCCGCGCTACGAGGCGCTGGCCCAGGTCATCAGCCATGCCGCGCACGAGGCCGGCGACACGCGGGCCGAGGGCCGTTCACGGGTGTGCCTGGCCAAGGTGCGCCAGCTGGCCGGGCGACTCGACGAGGCCGACGCGGAGGCGGAGCGCGCCCTCGAGCTGGGGACCGCCGCGCGGGATTTCGTGATCGTGGGCCGCGCCCGTACCGAGCGCGGCATCCTCGCCCACCTGAGCCGTACCCGCTGGGACGACGCCGAGCGCCACTTCCTCCAGGCCATCGAGGCGTACCGGGCGGTGGACGACCGGCCCGGCGAGGCCAGCGCGCTGTGCAACCTGTCCCGCGCGTATGTGGAGATGGACCGCATCGACAGCGCCATCGAACTGGCCCGGCAGGGCGTCCAGATCTACGAGAGCCAGGGGCGCACCCTGCGCGTGGCCAACGGCAAGTACGCGCTGGGGATCGCGCTGACCGGCGCCGGACTCCTCGCACCGGCGCTGGAGCAGCTCAACGAGGCCCGGGAGCTCTTCCGTGAGCACCGCCAGCCGTTGTGGGAGGGCATGGCCCATCAGCGCCTGGCAGAGGCTCACTTGGCCCTTCCCAGCCCCGCCAAGGCCGCCACACACGCCGAACAGGCCCTGGCACTGCGGGGGATCGGTGGTGAGTGGCGACGGGCCGTGGTGCTGACGCTGCTCGGCAGGGCCCTGCTGGAGCTCGGACAGGACGGGCGGGCGGAGGCGTGCTGGCGCGAAGCCCTGTCCATTCACGAGCGGTTGGGCACTCCGGAGGCGGAGGATGTGCGGGGGCTGCTGACACCCGCGGCGACGGTCTGA
- a CDS encoding FadD3 family acyl-CoA ligase — MAEETIPALVRAAAERYGPTEAVVEGRSRISYAELGARIERAAAACLASGVAPGDRIAVWAPNTTDWIVAALGAVTAGGVLVPVNTRFKGAEAAYVLRRTRATHLFITGTFLGTSYVASLRRAAGEGPGPGPLPGLPRLREVVVLADDAPDDFRTWKEFLAAGASVPDPAVRARADAVRPDDPSDITFTSGTTGDPKGVVITHAQTVRVYSTWSRITGLLRGDRYLIVNPFFHTFGYKAGIIACLLRGATMVPQPVFSVETALANIAAERISVLPGPPTLHQSLLDHPARAAHDLSALRLVVTGAAVVPLELVDRLRGELRIATVLTAYGLSEASGTVSMCRRGDPPRVVSGTSGRAIPDTEIKVVGPDGAALPPGTRGEVLVRGYHVMRGYFEDEAATARAITPDGWLRTGDIGVLDPRGNLRITDRVTDMFIVGGFNAYPAEIERLIARHPDVADVAVVGVPDPRLGEVAKAYAVRRPESTLTADDLIAWSRREMANYKVPRQVEFVAVLPRNASGKVLKTALRAR; from the coding sequence ATGGCGGAGGAGACCATCCCGGCACTGGTGCGGGCGGCGGCCGAGCGGTACGGCCCGACCGAGGCCGTGGTCGAGGGCCGCTCCCGGATCTCCTACGCGGAGCTGGGCGCGCGGATCGAGCGGGCCGCCGCGGCCTGTCTCGCCTCGGGCGTGGCACCGGGCGACCGGATCGCGGTGTGGGCGCCCAACACCACGGACTGGATCGTGGCGGCGCTGGGCGCGGTCACCGCGGGCGGGGTGCTGGTCCCGGTCAACACCCGTTTCAAGGGCGCCGAGGCCGCGTACGTGCTGCGCCGCACCCGTGCCACCCATCTGTTCATCACCGGCACCTTCCTGGGCACCTCCTACGTGGCCTCGCTGCGCAGGGCGGCGGGGGAGGGGCCGGGCCCCGGCCCGCTGCCGGGGCTGCCCCGGCTGCGGGAGGTGGTCGTCCTCGCCGACGACGCCCCGGACGACTTCCGCACCTGGAAGGAGTTCCTGGCGGCCGGTGCCTCCGTACCGGACCCGGCGGTCCGGGCCCGGGCGGACGCGGTACGTCCCGACGACCCCTCCGACATCACCTTCACCTCCGGCACCACCGGTGACCCCAAGGGCGTGGTGATCACCCACGCCCAGACCGTGCGGGTCTACAGCACCTGGAGCAGGATCACCGGGCTGCTGCGGGGCGACCGCTATCTCATCGTCAACCCGTTCTTCCACACCTTCGGCTACAAGGCCGGGATCATCGCCTGTCTGCTGCGCGGCGCCACGATGGTGCCGCAGCCGGTGTTCAGCGTGGAGACCGCGCTCGCCAACATCGCGGCCGAGCGCATCAGCGTGCTGCCCGGACCGCCCACCCTCCACCAGTCGCTCCTGGACCATCCGGCGCGCGCCGCCCACGACCTGTCCGCGCTGCGCCTGGTGGTCACCGGCGCCGCCGTCGTCCCGCTGGAACTGGTGGACCGGCTGCGCGGCGAACTGCGGATCGCCACCGTGCTGACCGCCTACGGTCTGTCGGAGGCGTCCGGCACGGTCAGCATGTGCCGCCGCGGCGATCCGCCGCGGGTCGTCTCCGGAACCTCCGGGCGCGCCATCCCGGACACCGAGATCAAGGTGGTGGGGCCGGACGGCGCCGCGCTGCCGCCGGGCACCCGGGGCGAGGTCCTGGTCCGCGGCTACCACGTGATGCGCGGCTACTTCGAGGACGAGGCGGCCACCGCCCGGGCGATCACTCCCGACGGCTGGCTGCGCACCGGTGACATCGGGGTGCTGGACCCCCGGGGCAATCTCCGGATCACCGACCGGGTCACGGACATGTTCATCGTCGGCGGGTTCAACGCCTATCCCGCCGAGATCGAGCGGCTGATCGCCCGCCACCCGGATGTGGCCGACGTGGCCGTGGTCGGCGTCCCGGACCCACGACTGGGCGAAGTGGCCAAGGCGTACGCCGTCCGCCGCCCCGAGTCCACGCTGACCGCGGACGATCTGATCGCCTGGTCGCGGCGGGAGATGGCGAACTACAAGGTGCCGCGGCAGGTGGAGTTCGTAGCGGTCCTGCCGCGCAACGCCAGCGGAAAGGTGCTCAAGACGGCGCTGCGGGCGCGCTGA
- a CDS encoding lipid-transfer protein, with product MAATLKDATAIAGIGRTAFAKRLPESEKALACRAVLAALDDAGIAPSEVDAFASYTMEETDEVEVAKAIGAGDVTFFAKAGYGGGGSCATVAHLAAAIATGQATVGVAWRSRKRGSGPRPWTSTRVQLPTPAQWTRPYGLLRPADEIGMLARRYMHEYGATRDHFFNVALACRNRANQNPAAMMYERPLTREMYMTARWISEPLCLFDNCLETDGALACVVVSAERARDCRRRPVYVHSAAQGLPAQHHGMVNYWNDDPLSGPSWTAARQLWKSADFGPQDVDVAQIYDAFTALIPLSLEGYGFCGRGEGAAFTEGGALEIGGRLPLNTGGGGLSEAYVHGFNLITEGVSQLRGTSTAQVPGATTCLVTAGEGVPTSALLLRS from the coding sequence ATGGCGGCGACCCTGAAAGACGCGACGGCGATAGCCGGGATCGGCCGGACCGCCTTCGCCAAACGGCTCCCCGAGTCCGAGAAGGCGCTCGCCTGCCGTGCGGTCCTCGCCGCGCTGGACGACGCCGGGATCGCCCCGTCCGAGGTGGACGCCTTCGCCTCGTACACCATGGAGGAGACCGACGAGGTCGAGGTGGCCAAGGCCATCGGCGCCGGGGACGTGACCTTCTTCGCCAAGGCCGGTTACGGCGGCGGGGGTTCCTGCGCCACCGTCGCCCATCTCGCCGCCGCCATCGCCACCGGACAGGCCACCGTCGGGGTGGCCTGGCGCTCCCGCAAGCGCGGCAGCGGACCGCGGCCGTGGACCAGCACCCGCGTTCAGCTGCCCACCCCGGCCCAGTGGACCCGGCCCTACGGACTGCTGCGCCCCGCCGACGAGATCGGAATGCTGGCCCGGCGCTATATGCACGAGTACGGCGCCACCCGCGACCACTTCTTCAATGTCGCCCTCGCCTGCCGCAACCGGGCCAACCAGAACCCGGCCGCGATGATGTACGAACGCCCGCTGACCCGCGAGATGTACATGACCGCGCGCTGGATCAGCGAACCGCTGTGCCTGTTCGACAACTGCCTGGAGACGGACGGCGCACTGGCCTGTGTGGTGGTCTCCGCCGAGCGGGCGCGCGACTGCCGGCGACGGCCCGTCTACGTCCATTCCGCCGCCCAGGGGCTGCCCGCCCAACACCACGGGATGGTCAACTACTGGAACGACGACCCGCTCTCCGGACCCTCCTGGACCGCCGCCCGACAGCTGTGGAAATCCGCCGACTTCGGGCCGCAGGACGTGGACGTGGCCCAGATCTACGACGCCTTCACCGCCCTGATCCCGCTGTCGCTCGAGGGCTACGGCTTCTGCGGGCGGGGCGAGGGGGCCGCGTTCACCGAGGGGGGCGCGCTGGAGATCGGCGGACGGCTGCCGCTCAACACCGGCGGGGGCGGGCTCAGCGAGGCCTACGTCCACGGCTTCAACCTCATCACCGAGGGGGTCAGCCAGCTGCGCGGCACCAGCACCGCACAGGTCCCCGGCGCCACGACCTGCCTGGTCACGGCGGGCGAGGGGGTTCCCACATCCGCCCTGCTGCTGAGGAGTTGA
- a CDS encoding Zn-ribbon domain-containing OB-fold protein: MTAELLQPVPDEDGAPFFTYAARGELRVQSCARCAEPRFPPRPCCPYCQSFESLWARTNGRGRIWSFVLPHPPLLPGYAAQAPYNVVLVELAERPRIRLVGNVVESADAPLGSVDPGRIRIGAPVKAVFHRAADGLTVPRWLLERP; this comes from the coding sequence ATGACCGCCGAGTTGCTCCAGCCCGTCCCCGACGAGGACGGCGCGCCCTTCTTCACCTACGCGGCCCGCGGTGAGCTGCGCGTCCAGAGCTGTGCGCGCTGCGCGGAGCCCCGCTTCCCGCCCCGGCCCTGCTGTCCGTACTGCCAGTCCTTCGAGAGCCTGTGGGCCAGGACCAACGGCCGTGGCCGGATCTGGTCGTTTGTGCTGCCTCATCCGCCGCTGCTGCCCGGCTATGCCGCCCAGGCCCCCTACAACGTGGTCCTGGTGGAGCTGGCGGAGCGTCCGCGGATCCGGCTGGTGGGCAATGTCGTCGAGTCCGCCGACGCCCCGCTCGGCTCCGTCGACCCCGGGCGGATCCGGATCGGCGCCCCGGTGAAGGCGGTCTTCCACCGGGCGGCGGACGGACTCACCGTGCCGCGCTGGCTGCTGGAGCGGCCATGA